In Helianthus annuus cultivar XRQ/B chromosome 8, HanXRQr2.0-SUNRISE, whole genome shotgun sequence, a single genomic region encodes these proteins:
- the LOC110906472 gene encoding pectinesterase/pectinesterase inhibitor U1-like yields the protein MNLLQQNGSDESHPQSMTASTAHALVKSSCDNTFYPELCYSTITSHSEVTKKVKSQKDVIELAVNITKTTVEKNYFQIKKLSTRKGLNTREIGALHDCLEMVAETLEELTEVEKDLEEYHTKKSLQQHANDLKTLMSSTITDQETCLDGFSHGGASILWVRFFFPEDDG from the coding sequence ATGAATCTCCTGCAACAAAACGGCTCCGATGAGTCTCACCCACAAAGTATGACGGCTTCCACAGCTCACGCCCTTGTAAAATCATCATGCGACAACACATTTTACCCAGAATTATGCTACTCCACCATCACTAGCCACTCTGAAGTCACCAAAAAGGTGAAAAGCCAAAAGGACGTGATCGAGCTGGCTGTGAATATCACAAAAACCACAGTGGAGAAAAACTACTTCCAGATAAAGAAGCTGAGCACTCGAAAAGGCCTGAATACACGCGAGATTGGGGCGCTTCACGACTGTCTAGAAATGGTAGCCGAAACGTTGGAAGAGCTTACGGAAGTTGAGAAAGACCTGGAGGAGTACCACACCAAGAAATCCCTACAACAGCACGCTAACGATCTCAAGACGCTTATGAGCTCCACCATCACCGACCAGGAGACTTGTCTTGACGGCTTCTCTCACGGCGGTGCTTCGATTTtgtgggttaggtttttttttccggAAGATGATGGTTAA